The DNA window GACTATTGGGCGGCCTGGGCTGTCGCGGCCAGCGCCATTGTTACGGAGCAAGAAGAGGCTCTCAGCTGGAGCTATACCGTGTTTCGTTTTGCTATGAGCCAGACCGTAAACGATGGCATCACGGACACAGCCTATCTCCCCAATGAATTGGGCAGAGGTGCGCTCGGTGCACACTACACCCAATTTGCGCTGACGCCTCTGGTAATGCTGGCAGACCACTTGCCCGATCACGGCTACGTTATTGATTATCGCGACACAGTTCAGTTGAAAAAACTGGCTGAGTTTGCGGCCATTATTGTGTTAACGCCGGAGGCAGTGTTCCACATCCAGGATGATGCTCAGCGCATACCCTCCCCCGCTAGTTTCACATGGCTCTACCCTTTCAATGCCTTATACGCTGATGTTGTTTCTACCCAGGAGTTGCTCGAAATAGTGCGGCCCTACACTGGCGTCAATTATAGGTTGGGCGGCGATTTGCGTCCTTTGTATGACTAGGCGGCGCAGATGGCACGCTCTGATTTCACCGGCGAAACCCACTCCCCACGATTGTGCTCTGTTTTCGGGCGTCCGGCGTAGACTTCCCCAAAAGGTTGAGCTGAGGCCATCCATTTGGGCGACCGCAACAACAGATGCACTAATTTGAGTCACACTTCACATTGCTAAACATTTTCTTTTGCATGTACAACACTGCGGTTCCAGCCCCTCAGTAGCATCCTCCGCTCCACACAGCACTAGTCCCGCAAGGCATGATGAACGAAATGTCATGCCGATGTCATCGTCTTTACATCCCCGAATGGCATAAACGCTGCATACATGTTAACTAGCTTTAATGTGCAACAAATAGCGGAAACAGCTAAATATGGCGCGTTTTGGGCGTTGGTACCCTTTCGATGGGTGTTGCCGCTCGGCGCGGGGATTAGCGTTTTTTCATAGTCTGATCTGTGAACTGATCGTTTTGACTGGAAGCGGTGAATGCGGCAGCACCTGAGCCATGTCCCCGTAATTGGCGAAGAAAGCAACATCCAAGGAGAAAGAGAATGGATATCAGCATATTTGGACTGGGTTACGTCGGAGCCGTCTGTTGTGCCTGCCTCGCAAAAAATGGCCACAACGTCATCGGGGTCGATGTCAGCCCATACAAAGTTGACCTGATCAACCAGGGAAAGTCACCTATTGTTGAGGCTGGTTTGGGGGAGCTGATCAGCGAAGGTGTGGCAACCTCCCGCTTGCGGGCTACAACCGAAGCCCGGGAGGCCGTGTTTAACAGTGACGCTTCTTTCGTCTGTGTGGGTACGCCGAGTAAAGCCAACGGCAGTCTGGGCACTCAATACCTCGTACAGGTCTGCGAAGATATAGGTTATGCACTGCGTGATAAAGACGCCTACCACCTGGTTGTCATCCGAAGCACGGTTCTGCCGGGCACTGTTACGGATATCGTTCTCCCTATTCTGGAAAATACATCGGGCAAAAAAGCAGGGAAAGACTTCGGGTTGGCCATGAATCCCGAATTCTTGCGTGAAAGCACGGCCATCGAAGATTTTTATGAACCCGAAATTACGGTTATCGGCGAGTACGACCAGCGCTCCGGTGATGTTCTCGCGTCCATTTATGCCGGACTGGACGGGCCGCTGATCCGCAAGCCGATCGAAGTGGCCGAAATGATCAAGTACACCTGCAATGCCTGGCACGCAACCAAGGTCAGTTTTGCTAATGAAATCGGCAGCTTGTCAAAGAAACTTAATGTCGATGGTCGCGAGGTCATGGACGTTATTTGTCAGGACAAGAAACTGAACATTTCGGCTTACTACCTGAAACCCGGGTTCGCGTTCGGCGGCTCCTGCCTGCCCAAGGATCTGCGCGCCCTGACGTACCTCAGTCGCAGTCTCGATCTGAAGTTGCCGCTACTGGACTCCATCATTTCCAGCAACCAGACCCACATTGAGTCAGGTTTCAATATCATTGCGGAGTCGGGTCGCCGGAAGGTGGGTTTCCTGGGGATCAGCTTCAAGGCCGGGACCGATGACCTGCGGGAAAGCCCTATGGTGGAACTGGTCGAAAAGCTCTACGGCAAGGGCTATGACATCAAAATCTACGATAAGAATGTCGACTATTCCCGCGTGCATGGCGCAAACAAGGCCTACATCGAAACAAAGATACCCCACGTTTCACGGATGCTGGTGTCCGACCTGGCGGCTGTCGTTGATACCTCCGATATCCTGGTTGTCGGCAATGCCAGCGACGAGTTCCGGACGGTCATCGACAATCTCTGCCAGACAAAAAAGGTCGTCGACCTGGTGGGCTTCATGCAGCAGAAGAGCTGCGAGGCAAAACTGGGCATCTGCTGGTAACAATCAGGCCCATGGCGACGATGAATATGGCAAACCGCGCTGGGAACGGATGGCATCGTTTTTGGGCCGGCCTGTTCGGATGGGCTTGTCTGGGGCTGGTGATTACGCTCCTGGCAAGCGCGATCAGCGCTGACTACCTGGATGCTGACAATAAGAAGTTCATCTTCCTGATCGGTGCGCTAGGGGCATGGCGCTATGGCAATGCCGCGATGCACTACTGTCGGGCGATGTTTTTTCTTCATCTTGTTTTCCCTCGCCTGCGAAGAAAAGTAGAGCTTATGGGCGATGCTGCGCTGC is part of the Hydrocarboniclastica marina genome and encodes:
- a CDS encoding nucleotide sugar dehydrogenase, which produces MDISIFGLGYVGAVCCACLAKNGHNVIGVDVSPYKVDLINQGKSPIVEAGLGELISEGVATSRLRATTEAREAVFNSDASFVCVGTPSKANGSLGTQYLVQVCEDIGYALRDKDAYHLVVIRSTVLPGTVTDIVLPILENTSGKKAGKDFGLAMNPEFLRESTAIEDFYEPEITVIGEYDQRSGDVLASIYAGLDGPLIRKPIEVAEMIKYTCNAWHATKVSFANEIGSLSKKLNVDGREVMDVICQDKKLNISAYYLKPGFAFGGSCLPKDLRALTYLSRSLDLKLPLLDSIISSNQTHIESGFNIIAESGRRKVGFLGISFKAGTDDLRESPMVELVEKLYGKGYDIKIYDKNVDYSRVHGANKAYIETKIPHVSRMLVSDLAAVVDTSDILVVGNASDEFRTVIDNLCQTKKVVDLVGFMQQKSCEAKLGICW